A stretch of the Teredinibacter haidensis genome encodes the following:
- the ispE gene encoding 4-(cytidine 5'-diphospho)-2-C-methyl-D-erythritol kinase, with product MPSATLPSPAKLNLFLNITGRREDGYHQLQTLFQLLDFGDQLEIETNSSGDILLQPQLPGLAQKDNLIYKAAKLLQQASACSQGATIRTNKILPMGGGIGGGSSNAATTLVGLNYLWQCGLNENHLAELGRQLGADVPVFVRGKTSWAEGVGEQLSPIEMPPYWYLVLAPNCHVSTATIFSHKDLTRDSLAITVAAFLEKGGKNDCQPLVERLFPQVRDAVDWLNQYGPAQLTGTGSCVYAAFDSKQQALDVYAKRPKHLNGFVAQGVNNSPLHQCLP from the coding sequence TTGCCCTCCGCCACCCTGCCCAGTCCAGCCAAACTGAACCTATTCCTTAATATCACCGGCCGCCGCGAAGATGGTTACCACCAACTGCAAACCCTGTTTCAACTACTGGATTTTGGTGATCAACTAGAAATAGAGACCAACAGCAGCGGTGACATCCTACTGCAGCCGCAACTGCCTGGCCTTGCGCAGAAAGACAACCTCATCTACAAAGCCGCCAAACTATTACAGCAAGCATCCGCCTGCTCCCAGGGCGCAACCATTCGCACAAATAAAATATTACCCATGGGTGGCGGCATCGGCGGTGGCAGCAGTAATGCCGCAACAACCCTTGTCGGCCTGAACTATTTATGGCAATGCGGGCTCAACGAAAACCACCTTGCAGAACTGGGGCGTCAGCTGGGCGCCGACGTGCCCGTTTTTGTCCGAGGTAAAACATCCTGGGCCGAGGGCGTGGGCGAACAACTCAGTCCTATCGAAATGCCTCCATACTGGTATCTCGTTTTGGCGCCAAACTGTCACGTTAGTACTGCAACAATTTTTTCACATAAAGATTTGACAAGAGATTCGCTCGCCATTACAGTAGCCGCCTTCCTCGAGAAGGGCGGGAAAAACGACTGTCAACCACTGGTTGAACGACTGTTCCCGCAGGTGAGAGATGCGGTTGATTGGCTTAATCAGTATGGCCCGGCGCAGCTAACAGGAACCGGAAGTTGTGTATATGCAGCATTCGATTCCAAACAGCAGGCACTGGATGTTTACGCCAAGCGACCAAAGCATTTGAATGGCTTTGTGGCCCAAGGCGTTAATAATTCGCCACTGCATCAATGCCTCCCATGA
- a CDS encoding 50S ribosomal protein L25/general stress protein Ctc, with product MSNEDFTLSVVLRDESGKGASRRLRREADLVPAIIYGGSKNPVNISIPHNELLKHLENEAFYSHIISLDVAGKSEDVILKDLQRHPAKPTVLHADFLRVSKTKKFTTRVPLHFTNEENCKGVKVQGGVISHNMTDVEISCLPANLPEFVEVDLTDLEMGQVVHISDLKLPKGVESVALAHGTDHDLPVANVSKSRAVSADGDDTEAEGETEAEGGDE from the coding sequence ATGTCTAACGAAGACTTCACACTTTCTGTAGTGCTACGTGACGAGTCAGGGAAAGGTGCGAGCCGCCGCCTGCGTCGCGAAGCCGATTTAGTGCCCGCCATCATTTACGGCGGCAGCAAAAATCCCGTAAACATCTCCATCCCTCATAACGAGCTGCTCAAGCACCTCGAGAATGAAGCATTTTACTCTCACATTATTTCTTTGGATGTGGCAGGTAAAAGCGAAGATGTGATCTTAAAAGATCTGCAGCGCCACCCGGCTAAACCCACGGTTCTGCACGCAGACTTCCTGCGCGTATCCAAAACCAAGAAATTCACCACTCGCGTACCACTGCACTTCACCAACGAAGAGAATTGTAAGGGCGTTAAAGTACAGGGCGGCGTAATTTCCCACAACATGACCGATGTGGAAATCAGCTGTTTGCCAGCCAACCTGCCAGAATTCGTTGAAGTGGATCTAACCGACCTAGAAATGGGCCAGGTTGTGCACATCTCCGACCTCAAACTGCCTAAAGGCGTTGAGTCTGTTGCTCTGGCACACGGTACCGACCACGATCTTCCTGTTGCAAACGTCAGTAAAAGTCGCGCAGTTTCAGCTGACGGCGACGACACCGAAGCCGAAGGCGAAACCGAAGCCGAAGGCGGCGACGAGTAA
- the lolB gene encoding lipoprotein insertase outer membrane protein LolB, translating to MRTLLKAFILTTVLIASGCAVSPTSKNLLSSPEQMQQWRLEGKLAIKFNGKSQSAYFQWEHHLDDYSIRLHGPLGQGGAKLEKKHKQVSLEAEGAKHTAANAEQLMEQSLGWSFPVSDMNWWIRGLASPNTPVTSQTHDDAGNLKQLEQQGWMIHYRKHQPVGQLTLPYKLIASRDNIRITLLLKKWEL from the coding sequence GTGCGCACCCTACTAAAAGCTTTCATACTGACAACGGTACTAATTGCCAGCGGCTGCGCCGTATCCCCCACCAGCAAAAACCTGCTATCCAGCCCGGAGCAAATGCAGCAATGGCGACTAGAAGGCAAGCTTGCGATAAAATTTAACGGCAAATCCCAAAGCGCCTACTTTCAATGGGAACACCACCTGGACGACTACAGCATTCGCCTCCACGGCCCCCTTGGCCAAGGCGGCGCCAAGCTAGAAAAAAAACATAAACAGGTAAGTCTGGAAGCCGAAGGCGCGAAACACACCGCCGCAAACGCAGAACAACTGATGGAACAAAGCCTGGGCTGGTCCTTTCCCGTTAGCGATATGAACTGGTGGATTCGTGGTCTCGCCTCCCCCAACACCCCAGTCACCTCACAAACTCACGATGATGCCGGCAACCTGAAACAGCTGGAGCAACAAGGCTGGATGATTCACTACCGCAAGCACCAGCCCGTCGGTCAATTGACTCTGCCGTACAAGCTGATAGCCTCGCGTGACAATATTCGCATCACGCTACTGCTAAAAAAGTGGGAGCTGTAA
- the ychF gene encoding redox-regulated ATPase YchF yields MGFNCGIVGLPNVGKSTLFNALTQAGIDAANFPFCTIDPNSGVVAVPDPRQDKLAEIVKPDRVVPTTMEFVDIAGLVAGASKGEGLGNKFLANIRETDAIAHVVRCFDDPNVIHVDGRINPQSDIEVINTELALADLDTVEKALQRYSKAAKGQDKDAIRMKALLEEILPHLNEAKPLRSFGLDKDSLKQLKELSLLTLKPTMYIANVEEDGFKHNPLLDAVIEIAEEEEAIVVPICNKLEAEISELDDEEKLEFLEEMGMDEPGLNRVIRAGYDLLDLHTYFTAGVKEVRAWTIPVGSTAPQAAGKIHTDFEKGFIRAEVVGYDDFVNHNGEAGAKEAGKWRLEGKDYIVKDGDVVHFRFNV; encoded by the coding sequence ATGGGCTTTAACTGCGGCATCGTCGGCTTACCCAACGTTGGGAAATCAACCCTGTTTAACGCGCTGACCCAAGCGGGCATCGATGCGGCAAACTTCCCTTTCTGCACCATCGACCCCAATTCTGGAGTGGTCGCAGTGCCTGATCCGCGCCAGGATAAACTGGCCGAAATCGTCAAACCGGATCGCGTTGTACCAACGACCATGGAATTTGTCGACATCGCCGGCCTCGTTGCAGGCGCCTCGAAAGGCGAAGGCCTGGGCAACAAATTTCTCGCCAATATCCGGGAAACCGACGCCATTGCCCACGTTGTGCGCTGCTTCGACGATCCCAACGTAATCCACGTTGACGGCCGCATCAACCCTCAATCCGATATCGAAGTTATCAACACCGAACTGGCGCTGGCCGACCTGGACACCGTCGAAAAGGCCCTGCAGCGCTACAGCAAAGCCGCCAAAGGCCAGGACAAAGATGCCATTCGCATGAAAGCCCTGCTGGAAGAAATTCTGCCGCACCTGAATGAAGCCAAACCCCTGCGCTCTTTCGGCCTCGACAAAGACAGCTTAAAGCAGCTGAAAGAGCTCAGCTTACTCACCCTTAAGCCCACCATGTATATCGCCAACGTGGAAGAAGACGGCTTTAAGCACAACCCCCTGCTGGATGCGGTAATAGAAATTGCCGAAGAAGAGGAGGCGATTGTCGTGCCCATCTGCAACAAGCTGGAAGCTGAGATCTCCGAACTCGACGACGAAGAGAAACTGGAATTTCTGGAAGAAATGGGCATGGACGAGCCGGGCCTAAACCGCGTGATTCGCGCCGGTTACGACCTGCTTGATCTGCACACCTACTTCACCGCTGGCGTAAAAGAAGTGCGCGCCTGGACCATCCCCGTTGGCTCCACAGCACCGCAAGCCGCCGGAAAAATTCACACCGACTTCGAAAAAGGCTTTATCCGTGCAGAAGTCGTTGGCTATGACGATTTCGTCAACCACAACGGCGAAGCCGGAGCCAAAGAAGCAGGGAAATGGCGACTGGAAGGCAAGGACTATATTGTCAAAGACGGCGATGTTGTACATTTCCGCTTTAACGTCTAA
- a CDS encoding AAA family ATPase, with protein MNNIQEDHHSQEPDSFETWINERPKWLQSAARLLIDSKRMPNDAEITELARLCFKEASGAKEGYSKIVPGALAQAAQRPELRINKISGVSGINAIKADATLAFGNTNLTVIYGANGSGKTSFSRILKQACGSRAKDEMLGNVFSNEPPPAAADIELSISGKAQLVSWTLSGGVLAHLRHVHVFDTKAAQMYMGKNEATYEPSRMRFNSSLIVICDRVSTFLKQEKKTLASKLPSTPPILIYAAPIQWLNTLKATTKLEVIEQKCEFSKELDDERVATETALAQKDVEGRLKVITQDRLVYKRIKDGIDSLKSALVDEAIQAVITARSDANKKRNIANEEAKKVFANVALDGVGQSTWMCTMEACKRIL; from the coding sequence ATGAATAACATACAAGAAGACCATCATTCACAAGAACCCGACAGCTTCGAAACTTGGATTAATGAGCGCCCTAAGTGGCTACAATCCGCAGCGCGATTACTTATTGACTCAAAAAGAATGCCTAATGACGCTGAAATAACGGAGCTTGCAAGACTATGCTTTAAAGAGGCGTCGGGGGCAAAGGAAGGTTACTCTAAAATTGTACCTGGTGCTTTAGCGCAGGCAGCCCAGCGCCCAGAACTACGTATCAATAAAATTTCTGGCGTCTCAGGTATTAACGCAATCAAAGCAGATGCAACTCTTGCATTTGGCAATACAAACCTTACAGTTATATATGGTGCAAATGGATCAGGGAAAACAAGCTTCTCTCGCATTCTAAAACAGGCATGTGGCTCAAGGGCTAAGGATGAAATGCTAGGCAACGTATTCTCTAATGAACCACCACCCGCTGCGGCCGATATAGAGTTATCAATAAGTGGAAAAGCACAGTTAGTTTCTTGGACCCTTAGTGGAGGGGTCTTAGCACATCTACGTCATGTTCATGTTTTCGATACAAAGGCTGCACAGATGTACATGGGGAAAAACGAAGCCACATACGAGCCAAGTCGTATGCGTTTCAATTCATCTCTAATTGTAATTTGTGATCGTGTGTCAACATTTCTGAAGCAAGAAAAAAAGACGCTCGCGTCGAAGCTCCCTAGTACCCCACCTATATTAATCTATGCTGCACCAATCCAATGGTTAAATACACTTAAGGCCACCACCAAGCTAGAAGTTATTGAGCAAAAATGTGAGTTCTCTAAAGAGCTTGACGATGAACGCGTTGCAACAGAAACAGCTTTGGCTCAAAAGGACGTGGAAGGCCGCCTTAAAGTTATTACGCAGGATAGACTTGTTTATAAAAGGATAAAAGATGGGATCGATAGCCTAAAATCCGCTTTGGTTGATGAAGCAATTCAAGCTGTAATTACTGCGAGATCCGATGCTAACAAGAAGCGAAATATTGCGAACGAAGAGGCTAAAAAGGTCTTTGCTAACGTTGCCCTTGATGGTGTAGGGCAAAGCACATGGATGTGCACTATGGAAGCATGCAAAAGAATTCTCTGA
- the prmC gene encoding peptide chain release factor N(5)-glutamine methyltransferase gives MATVAECIKRAQELRVVSDSARLDIELLLGHVLKKDRTWLFTWPESLLSSEQSVQFDAFFKRRLNGEPVAHILGEKEFWSLPLFVDTSTLIPRPDTELLVETVLELAGEKKKILDLGTGTGAIALALASELPTADILAVDRSLAAVQLAQRNRERLGFANVVIRQSDWFLSVENTVFDIIVSNPPYIEKSDLHLLQGDVVFEPVSALVAGDSGLADIGHIIKTAIDYLTPGGTLMLEHGWQQANEVQALFRQKGYQKIETRKDLGGNDRVTFALSPE, from the coding sequence ATGGCGACTGTCGCTGAATGTATAAAGCGTGCCCAGGAGCTGCGCGTTGTTAGTGACAGCGCTCGTTTGGATATCGAATTGCTTCTGGGGCATGTGCTGAAAAAAGATCGCACTTGGTTATTTACGTGGCCGGAGTCATTATTGTCTTCAGAGCAGAGCGTTCAGTTTGATGCATTTTTCAAGCGGCGTTTAAATGGCGAACCGGTTGCCCATATTCTGGGCGAAAAAGAATTTTGGTCATTACCGCTGTTTGTTGATACCTCGACACTAATCCCTCGTCCCGATACTGAGCTGCTGGTTGAAACCGTTTTGGAGCTGGCTGGCGAAAAGAAAAAAATTCTCGACTTGGGCACAGGCACGGGGGCAATTGCGTTGGCGCTGGCGAGTGAGTTGCCGACAGCCGATATTCTTGCCGTCGATCGCTCCCTAGCGGCGGTGCAGCTGGCGCAACGTAATCGGGAGAGGCTTGGTTTTGCTAATGTTGTTATTCGGCAAAGTGATTGGTTTTTGTCTGTTGAGAATACCGTGTTCGACATTATCGTAAGCAACCCGCCTTATATCGAAAAAAGTGACCTCCATTTGCTGCAGGGGGATGTGGTTTTTGAACCGGTCAGCGCTCTGGTTGCAGGCGATAGTGGTCTTGCGGATATTGGCCATATTATTAAAACGGCTATCGATTACCTAACGCCGGGCGGGACCTTGATGTTAGAGCACGGTTGGCAGCAGGCGAATGAGGTTCAGGCTTTGTTTCGTCAAAAAGGCTATCAGAAAATAGAAACGCGAAAAGATCTCGGCGGCAATGATCGGGTGACCTTTGCGTTGAGTCCGGAGTGA
- the hemA gene encoding glutamyl-tRNA reductase, with the protein MTLIALGINHNTASVDVREKVAFSPAELGSALQNARRLEWVTEIAILSTCNRTEVYCEGDAAADLLQWLADQKQADRAELQACHYLHCGNDAARHMMSVASGLDSLVLGEPQILGQMKSCYAVAREAGSLGSGLHDAFQRIFAVAKKVRSETAIGENPVSVAYAAVSLAQQIFSDLKQDTALLIGAGETIELVARHLKNQGIKRLIVANRTLEKAHHLAEELDAQAILLADIPQYLPAADIVISSTASQLPLLGKGAVEAALKARKHKPMFMVDIAVPRDIESQVGDLADVFLYTVDDLKEVIDENKKSREQAAEIAREIIEQGVNRYEHDLRAQSAVDVIKSFRQKTDNLREEELRKSLKALQAGGSPEEVLNSLARNLTNKFLHQPTSELKRASVEGKKQLMQDFKILFGLSDDE; encoded by the coding sequence ATGACTCTTATTGCTCTGGGCATTAACCATAATACTGCTAGCGTCGATGTACGCGAGAAGGTTGCTTTCTCGCCCGCCGAGCTGGGGTCTGCTTTGCAGAATGCCCGGCGCCTGGAGTGGGTGACGGAAATCGCTATTCTGTCCACCTGTAACCGCACCGAGGTCTACTGTGAGGGAGATGCTGCGGCCGATTTACTGCAGTGGCTGGCTGACCAGAAACAGGCTGATCGGGCAGAGTTGCAGGCCTGTCATTATCTGCATTGTGGTAATGATGCCGCCCGCCATATGATGAGTGTGGCCAGCGGTTTGGATTCGCTGGTATTGGGTGAGCCGCAAATTCTGGGGCAGATGAAGTCTTGCTACGCGGTTGCGCGGGAGGCTGGATCGCTGGGAAGCGGTTTGCACGATGCCTTTCAGCGCATATTTGCGGTGGCAAAAAAAGTGCGCTCGGAGACGGCGATTGGTGAAAACCCCGTATCTGTTGCCTACGCTGCGGTGTCACTGGCCCAGCAGATCTTTTCTGATTTAAAGCAGGATACCGCCCTGCTGATCGGTGCCGGTGAGACCATCGAGCTGGTGGCGCGACATTTAAAAAACCAGGGTATCAAGCGTTTAATCGTGGCAAACCGCACTCTGGAAAAAGCGCATCATCTGGCGGAAGAGTTGGATGCTCAGGCCATATTGTTAGCGGATATTCCGCAGTACCTGCCCGCAGCCGACATCGTGATATCATCCACCGCCAGTCAGTTGCCCCTGTTGGGTAAGGGTGCCGTGGAAGCTGCGCTAAAAGCGCGCAAGCACAAACCTATGTTTATGGTAGATATTGCGGTTCCCCGCGATATTGAGTCTCAGGTAGGCGATCTTGCCGACGTATTTCTCTATACCGTTGATGACCTGAAAGAGGTTATCGATGAGAACAAAAAATCCCGCGAGCAGGCCGCTGAAATTGCGCGTGAGATTATCGAGCAGGGCGTAAACCGTTACGAACATGATTTGCGCGCCCAGTCGGCTGTAGATGTGATCAAAAGTTTTCGGCAGAAAACGGATAATTTACGTGAAGAAGAGTTGCGAAAAAGCCTTAAAGCGCTGCAGGCGGGCGGTAGTCCGGAAGAGGTGTTGAATAGTTTGGCGCGCAATCTAACAAACAAGTTTTTACATCAGCCGACGTCCGAACTTAAACGCGCCAGCGTGGAGGGGAAAAAGCAGTTGATGCAGGATTTTAAAATATTATTTGGCTTGTCCGACGACGAGTAA
- the prfA gene encoding peptide chain release factor 1, protein MKDSIKEKLEHLVERYDEVGALLGDAGVISDQNKFRDLGKEYAELEPVVQCFQAYQAVSENIEDARMLMNDGDADMREMAQEEIKSNEAQIEPLELNLQKLLLPKDPNDSKNVFLEVRAGTGGDEAAIFSGDLFRMYSRYAENCGWRVEIISESLGDHGGYKEIISRIVGQGVYSQMKFESGAHRVQRVPETESQGRIHTSACTVAIMPEADEAEEVDINKGDLRVDTFRASGAGGQHVNKTDSAIRLTHIPTGIVVECQDERSQHKNKAKAMSLLAARLNNAKQEQAAAEQASERKSLVGSGDRSERIRTYNYPQGRVTDHRINLTLYKLDEIMAGGLADVVQPLVNEFQADQLAALAS, encoded by the coding sequence ATGAAAGATTCCATTAAAGAAAAGCTGGAACACCTAGTAGAGCGTTACGACGAAGTCGGTGCTTTGCTGGGCGACGCTGGTGTTATTTCCGACCAGAATAAATTTCGCGACCTGGGTAAAGAGTACGCCGAGTTGGAGCCGGTAGTGCAGTGCTTTCAGGCGTATCAAGCCGTTAGTGAAAATATTGAAGACGCGCGTATGCTGATGAATGACGGCGATGCGGATATGCGCGAGATGGCACAGGAAGAGATTAAATCCAATGAGGCGCAGATCGAACCGCTAGAGCTTAATTTGCAAAAATTACTGCTGCCAAAGGATCCAAACGATAGTAAAAACGTATTCTTGGAAGTTCGCGCTGGAACGGGTGGCGATGAAGCGGCGATTTTTTCTGGCGACTTGTTTCGTATGTATTCGCGCTATGCAGAAAATTGCGGGTGGCGGGTAGAAATTATTAGTGAAAGTTTGGGTGACCACGGCGGTTATAAAGAAATTATTTCGCGCATTGTGGGGCAGGGCGTTTACTCGCAAATGAAATTTGAATCTGGTGCTCACCGCGTTCAGCGTGTGCCGGAAACCGAATCTCAGGGGCGTATTCACACCTCTGCCTGTACGGTCGCCATTATGCCCGAGGCTGATGAAGCGGAAGAGGTGGATATTAACAAGGGTGATTTGCGCGTCGATACTTTCCGCGCTTCGGGCGCTGGTGGTCAGCACGTAAACAAAACGGATTCTGCTATTCGTCTTACCCATATTCCCACGGGTATTGTGGTGGAGTGTCAGGACGAGCGTTCGCAGCACAAAAACAAAGCCAAGGCGATGTCCTTACTTGCCGCGCGATTAAATAATGCGAAGCAGGAGCAGGCCGCCGCGGAGCAGGCCAGTGAGCGTAAAAGTCTGGTGGGCAGCGGCGACCGTTCTGAACGTATTCGCACCTATAATTATCCTCAGGGACGTGTGACGGATCACCGCATTAATTTAACCCTCTATAAATTGGATGAAATTATGGCCGGCGGTTTGGCTGATGTGGTGCAGCCTTTGGTCAATGAGTTCCAGGCAGATCAGCTGGCCGCATTGGCGAGCTAA
- the pth gene encoding aminoacyl-tRNA hydrolase, translated as MNASVQMIVGLGNPGAEYANTRHNAGQDFVEDLARANGQVMSNTPKHFGLTGRITLGGKDVRLLIPTTFMNRSGQAVASLANFFKIAPENILVVHDELDLSPGIAKLKIGGGHGGHNGLRDIISSLGNNKNFGRLRVGIGHPGNANQVTGYVLKKAPLAEQNMIEDAIRKSESSIPDLVAGDWEKAMRELHTN; from the coding sequence ATGAACGCAAGCGTGCAAATGATTGTGGGCCTGGGTAACCCCGGTGCCGAATACGCCAACACCCGCCATAACGCCGGCCAGGATTTTGTCGAAGACCTCGCCCGCGCCAACGGCCAAGTCATGAGCAATACGCCAAAGCACTTTGGCCTTACCGGCCGAATTACCCTCGGCGGCAAAGATGTTCGCCTACTGATCCCCACCACCTTTATGAACCGAAGCGGCCAAGCAGTAGCATCGCTGGCAAATTTCTTTAAAATAGCGCCGGAAAACATATTGGTCGTTCACGATGAGCTGGATCTTTCCCCCGGTATTGCCAAACTAAAGATAGGGGGCGGTCACGGCGGTCATAATGGCTTGCGCGACATTATCAGCTCTCTCGGCAACAACAAGAATTTTGGCCGCCTGCGTGTCGGCATCGGCCACCCGGGCAATGCCAATCAGGTTACAGGCTACGTGCTGAAAAAAGCACCGCTTGCCGAACAAAACATGATAGAAGATGCAATTCGAAAAAGTGAAAGCAGCATTCCAGACCTAGTCGCTGGCGACTGGGAAAAGGCCATGCGGGAATTGCACACTAACTAG
- a CDS encoding ribose-phosphate pyrophosphokinase, with protein MVFSGNANLELAEKVVANLGMPLGDITVDKFSDGEIMVDLNENVRGRDVFVIQPTCAPTNDHIMELIVMVDALRRSSAGRITAVVPYFGYARQDRRVRSARVPITAKVVADMMVTVGVDRVLTVDLHAEQIQGFFDVPVDNVYGSPVLLQDIEKQHFENLVVVSPDIGGVVRARAVAKQLGIELAIIDKRRPKANVAEVMNIIGEIEGRTCLLVDDMVDTAGTLCNAAKALKEHGADKVVAYATHPVLSGPAIERLNNSMMDELVVTDSIPLSKAGKECTVIRTLTLSNMLAEAMRRISNEESLSAMFSESVK; from the coding sequence ATGGTATTTAGCGGCAATGCCAACCTTGAATTAGCTGAAAAAGTTGTAGCCAATTTAGGAATGCCTCTCGGGGACATCACCGTCGATAAATTTTCAGACGGTGAAATCATGGTGGATCTGAACGAAAACGTGCGCGGTCGCGACGTATTCGTCATTCAACCCACCTGTGCCCCCACCAACGACCATATTATGGAATTGATCGTTATGGTGGACGCATTGCGGAGATCATCCGCCGGCCGAATTACTGCCGTCGTACCCTACTTCGGATACGCCCGCCAGGATCGCCGAGTAAGATCTGCCCGCGTACCTATCACTGCCAAAGTTGTGGCCGATATGATGGTCACCGTTGGCGTAGACAGAGTACTAACCGTGGACCTGCACGCCGAGCAGATCCAGGGCTTTTTCGATGTACCGGTAGACAACGTCTACGGCTCACCTGTACTGCTACAGGATATCGAAAAACAACACTTTGAAAATCTGGTCGTTGTATCACCAGACATCGGCGGCGTTGTTCGCGCCCGAGCAGTTGCCAAGCAGCTGGGTATCGAACTCGCCATTATCGATAAGCGCCGCCCCAAGGCCAACGTGGCCGAAGTAATGAATATTATTGGTGAAATCGAAGGCCGAACCTGCCTGCTAGTAGATGATATGGTCGACACCGCTGGCACCTTGTGCAACGCAGCCAAAGCGCTGAAAGAGCACGGCGCCGACAAAGTCGTGGCCTACGCCACGCACCCGGTACTCTCTGGCCCAGCCATAGAGCGCCTGAACAACTCGATGATGGATGAACTGGTGGTTACCGATTCCATTCCCTTGTCGAAGGCAGGTAAAGAGTGCACCGTCATCCGCACCCTTACATTGTCCAACATGCTGGCCGAAGCCATGCGCCGCATCAGCAATGAAGAATCGCTGAGCGCCATGTTTAGCGAGTCAGTTAAGTAA
- a CDS encoding AAA family ATPase, translated as MDHFQVYVQGRLEADAKTAENLRDELTKRMLSLPLEHDWLIQMNQLKVPEEVAKQYMTALTLRRKAVDTADSLAAVPIFEWSPLDKACQHISNTFDVEEKTLKELQQDGQRLKLETRLKELQSTQWLNQNKAAILEERKRLNSISTFDSAIRLTSTNALTTKSNELAKVELDAGYQERFAKELSVLGGIRLPVKPESKQQGKGRITFGLTLQGSKSAVPAEKILSEGEVRVVALAAFLADITGSGQKSPFIFDDPISSLDQDFEEKVVARLVALAMDRQVIIFTHRLSLLSQVESVTRKLNDQARENGLSSPISVAVETLRKLGKHSGITAKLSLRDSKPIKAVARIKNEFLPQLRKHVDNGDADTFEREAWQTCSEFRILLEKCVESVLLNEVLVRFRRDVQTKGRLSKLTKIEQSDCDLIDDLMTRYSVFAHSQSDELPAPSPDLQQIEHDVDALSSWINTF; from the coding sequence ATGGATCACTTTCAGGTATATGTTCAAGGGAGGCTTGAAGCAGATGCCAAAACAGCCGAGAACCTGAGAGATGAGCTAACGAAGAGAATGCTTAGCCTACCATTGGAGCATGATTGGTTGATACAAATGAATCAATTGAAAGTGCCAGAGGAAGTAGCAAAGCAATATATGACAGCGCTAACGCTACGGCGAAAGGCTGTTGATACTGCTGATAGTCTTGCGGCAGTCCCTATATTTGAGTGGAGCCCTCTCGATAAAGCATGTCAACATATATCAAATACTTTTGATGTAGAGGAAAAGACCCTAAAAGAATTACAACAGGATGGGCAACGGCTGAAGCTAGAAACACGACTTAAAGAGCTGCAATCCACTCAGTGGCTAAATCAAAATAAAGCCGCGATTCTAGAGGAGAGAAAAAGACTCAACTCTATTTCTACTTTCGATTCTGCAATTAGACTTACAAGCACTAATGCCCTGACAACAAAAAGCAATGAATTGGCAAAAGTTGAACTTGATGCGGGCTATCAAGAACGCTTTGCCAAAGAGCTAAGTGTGCTAGGGGGCATTAGACTCCCGGTTAAGCCAGAGAGTAAACAACAAGGAAAAGGGAGAATAACATTTGGGCTGACACTGCAAGGTAGCAAATCAGCTGTCCCAGCAGAGAAAATCTTGAGCGAAGGAGAAGTCAGAGTTGTAGCTCTAGCGGCTTTCCTAGCTGATATCACAGGATCTGGCCAAAAATCTCCATTCATATTTGATGATCCAATATCTTCTCTTGACCAAGACTTTGAAGAAAAAGTTGTAGCTCGACTTGTTGCTTTAGCGATGGATCGTCAGGTTATTATTTTTACACATAGGCTATCCCTTTTGTCTCAGGTTGAGTCAGTGACTAGGAAATTAAACGACCAAGCTCGTGAAAATGGACTTTCATCCCCGATTTCTGTAGCTGTGGAAACGTTACGAAAGCTCGGAAAACACTCGGGAATTACAGCTAAATTAAGCCTTCGTGATTCGAAACCAATAAAAGCTGTTGCGCGCATAAAAAACGAATTCCTTCCCCAGTTAAGAAAGCATGTTGATAATGGTGATGCAGATACTTTTGAGAGAGAGGCATGGCAAACCTGTAGCGAGTTTAGGATTTTGCTGGAGAAATGCGTCGAAAGCGTGCTATTGAATGAAGTTCTTGTCAGGTTTAGACGAGACGTTCAAACGAAGGGTCGGCTGTCAAAGTTAACTAAGATAGAGCAGAGCGATTGTGACCTTATTGATGATCTGATGACTCGATACTCAGTTTTTGCGCATTCTCAATCGGATGAATTACCTGCCCCATCCCCAGATCTTCAACAGATAGAACACGATGTTGATGCATTATCCTCTTGGATTAATACATTTTGA